A DNA window from Halomicrobium mukohataei DSM 12286 contains the following coding sequences:
- a CDS encoding FAD-binding and (Fe-S)-binding domain-containing protein, translating to MGTRHDRGGPDPATDDRADYDYEGGSVERPAFVAALEDRIDGTVRFDEYTRQLYATDASAYEVTPIGVVYPTSTADVAAVVDYCAERGTPVLPRGGGTSLAGQAVNEAVVVDCSRHMDAIESVDPAGHTARAQVGVTLGALNDRLADHGLKFAPDPAWGDKSVLGGAIGNNSTGAHSLKYGKTDAYIEDCEVVLADGTVTTFGEVTLDELRSRADRDGLEGQIYAAIARLVDDEREAVTAAFPDLKRNVSGYNLDRLLSEAEDGSVNVARLLAGSEGTLAIVTEATVSLEPLPETKSLALLSYHDLIDAMADVPAILEHDPAAVEVLDDVLLELAADTEEFGDLVDQLLPADTGAVLLVEFYAENDPQGKQRVADLLADRVGNVGTDAVAQSGADSLTDAPREAFHGQEAHEESERKRFWKLRKSGLPILLGRTSDAKHISFIEDTAVPPENLADYVAEFQELLADNDTFASFYAHAGPGCLHIRPLVNTKTVEGVEQMAAIADGATDLVTTYGGSVSGEHGDGRARTQWNRKLYGQDVWEVFRELKAAFDPDWLLNPGQVCGYAADEAIPEGVPARARAVDMTDDLRFDPDYEFEMAFEPAMEWDNENGFQGMVELCHGCGGCRGPQETTGGVMCPTYRAAGEESTATRGRANALRQAMSGDLPADPTDEAFVDEIMDLCIGCKGCAKDCPSEVDMAKLKTEVEHAHHQEHGASLRSKLFAHVETLSAWGSRLAPLSNWLAGAPGSDRLAERLVGIASERSLPTFKRESFEDWFAQRGPAVDPEDAQRRALLVPDTYNNYSNPDVLRAAVRVLEAADVHVAVPDDATSSGRAAHSKGFVDVARERARTNVDALDGRVADGWDVVLVEPSDAVMFQSDYRDLLGSDAAPVADNAYGLCEYLDRFRLDERVDWTGGEETLTYHGHCHQKAVSRDHHAVGVLRRAGYAVDPLDSGCCGMAGSFGYEAEHYSMSQAIGRILFDQIADSDGDAVVAPGASCRTQLGDRRGHESPSHPVERLADALAD from the coding sequence ATGGGAACACGACACGATCGGGGTGGGCCGGACCCGGCTACCGACGATCGGGCGGACTACGACTACGAGGGGGGTTCCGTCGAGCGCCCCGCGTTCGTCGCCGCCCTCGAAGACCGCATCGACGGGACGGTCCGGTTCGACGAGTACACGCGACAGTTGTACGCGACCGACGCGAGCGCCTACGAGGTGACGCCGATCGGCGTCGTCTATCCGACCTCGACGGCCGACGTGGCAGCGGTCGTCGACTACTGCGCCGAGCGGGGAACGCCGGTCCTGCCGCGAGGCGGGGGGACGAGCCTCGCGGGACAGGCGGTCAACGAGGCGGTCGTCGTCGACTGCTCGCGCCACATGGACGCGATCGAGTCGGTCGATCCGGCGGGACACACGGCACGCGCACAGGTCGGGGTCACCCTCGGGGCGTTGAACGACAGGCTCGCCGACCACGGCCTGAAGTTCGCCCCCGACCCGGCGTGGGGCGACAAGAGCGTCCTCGGTGGCGCGATCGGCAACAACTCCACGGGCGCACACTCCCTGAAGTACGGCAAGACCGACGCGTACATCGAGGACTGCGAGGTCGTCCTCGCGGACGGGACCGTGACGACGTTCGGCGAGGTCACGCTCGACGAACTGCGATCGCGGGCCGACCGGGACGGGCTCGAAGGCCAGATATACGCGGCGATCGCCCGGCTCGTCGACGACGAGCGCGAGGCGGTCACCGCGGCGTTTCCCGACCTCAAGCGAAACGTCTCCGGCTACAATCTCGATCGACTCCTCTCGGAGGCCGAAGACGGGTCGGTCAACGTCGCGCGGCTGCTCGCGGGCAGCGAGGGGACCCTGGCCATCGTGACCGAGGCGACGGTCTCGCTCGAACCCCTCCCGGAAACGAAGTCGCTGGCGCTGCTCTCCTATCACGACCTCATCGACGCGATGGCCGACGTGCCGGCGATCCTCGAACACGATCCCGCGGCGGTCGAAGTCCTCGACGACGTGTTGCTGGAGCTGGCCGCCGACACCGAGGAGTTCGGCGACCTGGTCGACCAGCTCCTCCCGGCGGACACCGGCGCGGTGCTGCTCGTCGAGTTCTACGCCGAGAACGACCCGCAGGGCAAACAGCGGGTCGCGGACCTCCTCGCGGATCGGGTCGGGAACGTCGGTACCGACGCCGTCGCACAGAGCGGGGCCGACTCTCTGACCGACGCGCCGCGGGAGGCGTTTCACGGCCAGGAGGCCCACGAGGAGAGCGAGCGAAAGCGATTCTGGAAGCTCCGCAAGAGCGGGCTCCCGATCCTCCTCGGGCGGACCTCGGACGCGAAACACATCAGCTTCATCGAGGACACCGCCGTCCCGCCCGAGAACCTCGCGGACTACGTCGCCGAGTTCCAGGAGTTGCTGGCCGACAACGACACGTTCGCGAGCTTCTACGCTCACGCTGGACCGGGCTGTCTCCACATCCGACCCCTGGTGAACACGAAGACCGTCGAGGGGGTCGAGCAGATGGCAGCTATCGCGGACGGCGCGACCGACCTCGTCACGACCTACGGCGGCAGCGTCTCGGGCGAGCACGGCGACGGGCGTGCGCGCACCCAGTGGAACCGAAAGCTGTACGGACAGGACGTGTGGGAGGTGTTCCGAGAGCTGAAAGCGGCCTTCGATCCGGACTGGCTGTTGAACCCCGGACAGGTGTGTGGCTACGCCGCCGACGAGGCGATTCCAGAGGGCGTCCCCGCGCGGGCCCGCGCCGTCGACATGACCGACGACCTGCGGTTCGATCCCGACTACGAGTTCGAGATGGCGTTCGAGCCGGCCATGGAGTGGGACAACGAGAACGGGTTCCAGGGGATGGTCGAGCTCTGTCACGGCTGTGGGGGCTGTCGCGGCCCACAGGAGACGACCGGCGGCGTCATGTGTCCGACCTACCGGGCCGCGGGCGAGGAGTCGACCGCGACGAGGGGGCGAGCCAACGCCCTCCGCCAGGCGATGAGCGGCGACCTGCCGGCAGATCCGACGGACGAGGCGTTCGTCGACGAGATCATGGACCTCTGTATCGGCTGCAAGGGATGTGCGAAAGACTGCCCGAGCGAGGTCGACATGGCCAAGCTCAAGACCGAAGTCGAACACGCACATCATCAGGAACACGGCGCGAGCCTCCGGTCGAAGCTGTTCGCACACGTCGAGACCCTCAGCGCCTGGGGGAGTCGTCTCGCACCGCTGTCGAACTGGCTGGCCGGGGCACCGGGCAGTGACAGACTGGCCGAGCGCCTGGTCGGGATCGCCAGCGAGCGATCGCTCCCGACGTTCAAACGCGAGTCCTTCGAGGACTGGTTCGCCCAGCGCGGCCCCGCCGTCGACCCGGAGGACGCACAGCGCCGGGCGCTGCTGGTCCCCGACACGTACAACAACTACAGCAACCCCGACGTGCTCCGTGCCGCCGTCCGCGTCCTCGAAGCCGCCGACGTACACGTCGCCGTCCCGGACGACGCGACCAGCAGCGGCCGCGCCGCCCACTCGAAGGGCTTCGTCGACGTGGCTCGCGAACGCGCACGGACGAACGTCGACGCGCTGGACGGCCGCGTGGCCGACGGGTGGGACGTGGTCCTCGTCGAGCCGTCCGACGCCGTGATGTTCCAGTCGGACTACCGTGACCTCCTGGGCTCGGACGCCGCGCCCGTCGCCGACAACGCGTACGGCCTCTGTGAGTACCTCGATCGGTTCCGCCTCGACGAGCGCGTCGACTGGACGGGCGGCGAGGAGACGCTGACCTACCACGGCCACTGCCACCAGAAGGCCGTCTCGCGGGACCACCACGCCGTCGGCGTCCTCAGGCGGGCGGGCTACGCCGTCGACCCGCTGGATTCGGGCTGCTGTGGGATGGCCGGCAGCTTCGGCTACGAGGCCGAACACTACTCGATGAGCCAGGCGATCGGACGGATTCTCTTCGACCAGATCGCGGACAGCGACGGCGACGCCGTCGTCGCACCGGGGGCGTCCTGTCGCACGCAGCTCGGTGATCGACGGGGCCACGAATCTCCGTCACATCCCGTCGAACGGCTCGCAGACGCGCTCGCTGACTGA
- a CDS encoding helix-turn-helix transcriptional regulator: protein MNRQVLLGCLLVAAVVSGATVTTAQETGSSGLLAQPDGFDQTTFEITVTENGSARWSIQHHRRLTNDSEKRQFRDFAERFETEETDLYRNFVSRSEALTAIGRNATGRPMAAKSFDRDAYTNVTASFDARGTIELAFTWTHFARTDGERVVVGDVFGENFYIGPDQSIVFVSGEGLQFAAVEPEPTSQTQPDSLTRSQSVTWEGEQQFAQQRPYLELEPRSTATTPAGGSGAESDTQSPQSTTAPLPSGTDNPMVWIVGAVILVLGVGSAIAYRNGSVSLPGETASTASDTDTASETAGSATDSQTPIPDEELLSDSDRVVKLLESNGGRMKQVNIVEETEWSKSKVSMLLSDMEEDGEISKLRVGRENIISLAGHEPDAAGSPFDDEE, encoded by the coding sequence ATGAATCGTCAGGTCCTCCTCGGGTGTCTGCTCGTGGCCGCGGTCGTGAGCGGGGCCACCGTCACGACCGCCCAGGAGACGGGGTCGAGCGGCCTGTTGGCCCAGCCCGACGGGTTCGACCAGACGACGTTCGAGATCACGGTCACCGAGAACGGTTCTGCGCGCTGGTCGATCCAGCACCACCGTCGGTTGACCAACGACTCCGAGAAACGGCAGTTTCGGGACTTCGCCGAGCGCTTCGAGACCGAGGAGACGGACCTGTACCGGAACTTCGTCAGTCGCTCCGAGGCGCTGACTGCGATCGGCCGCAACGCCACCGGACGCCCGATGGCGGCGAAGTCGTTCGACCGCGACGCCTACACGAACGTCACGGCGAGTTTCGACGCCCGCGGGACGATCGAACTGGCGTTCACCTGGACGCACTTCGCCCGGACCGACGGGGAGCGGGTCGTCGTCGGCGACGTGTTCGGCGAGAACTTCTACATCGGGCCGGACCAGTCGATCGTGTTCGTCAGCGGTGAGGGGCTCCAGTTCGCCGCTGTCGAGCCCGAACCGACCTCACAGACCCAGCCCGACTCGCTGACACGGAGCCAGAGTGTCACCTGGGAAGGCGAACAGCAGTTCGCACAGCAGCGGCCGTACCTCGAACTCGAACCGCGTTCGACCGCGACGACCCCCGCTGGCGGTTCTGGTGCGGAGAGCGACACGCAGAGCCCGCAGTCGACGACGGCCCCACTCCCGAGCGGGACCGACAACCCGATGGTCTGGATCGTCGGAGCCGTCATCCTGGTGCTCGGCGTCGGCAGCGCGATCGCGTACCGAAACGGTTCGGTCTCGCTGCCCGGCGAAACCGCGAGCACCGCCAGCGACACCGACACCGCCTCGGAGACAGCCGGTTCGGCGACGGACAGCCAGACGCCGATCCCCGACGAGGAACTGCTCTCGGACAGCGACCGCGTCGTCAAGCTCCTCGAATCGAACGGCGGTCGCATGAAGCAGGTCAACATCGTCGAGGAGACCGAGTGGTCGAAGTCCAAAGTCAGCATGCTCCTCTCGGACATGGAGGAGGACGGCGAGATCAGCAAGCTCCGCGTCGGCCGCGAGAACATCATCAGTCTCGCCGGTCACGAACCCGACGCCGCCGGCTCGCCGTTCGACGACGAGGAGTGA
- a CDS encoding phage integrase N-terminal SAM-like domain-containing protein gives MNKFDEATTPLEGVTVVPEPSEELLNERQQIDYRNQREQCLEWLLVFGKHPKKGDGHAHTTVKCRSHRMDQFYRWVWDRQDGYTTSVTHGHADAYLRYLAKEDYSNAHRDNCKKALQMLYKWREHGLDEWDPELSFSTGHKTTTPRDYLTREERGLIREAALEHSSIPAYKGLDVEERNRWKAYLAQRLENRNPR, from the coding sequence ATGAACAAATTCGACGAGGCAACGACCCCTCTCGAAGGGGTTACAGTCGTCCCCGAACCGTCCGAAGAACTCCTGAACGAACGCCAGCAGATCGACTATCGCAACCAGCGAGAGCAATGCTTAGAATGGCTGCTCGTGTTCGGAAAACACCCGAAGAAAGGCGACGGGCACGCCCACACGACGGTGAAGTGTCGGAGTCACCGCATGGATCAGTTCTACCGATGGGTGTGGGACCGCCAAGACGGGTACACGACGAGCGTCACCCACGGCCACGCCGACGCGTACCTTCGCTACCTCGCTAAAGAGGACTACAGTAACGCCCACCGAGACAACTGTAAGAAAGCCCTGCAAATGCTGTACAAGTGGCGAGAACACGGGTTAGACGAGTGGGATCCAGAGTTGTCCTTTAGCACGGGGCACAAGACGACGACACCGCGCGACTACTTGACCCGCGAAGAACGTGGTCTGATTCGAGAAGCCGCGCTCGAACACAGCAGCATCCCGGCGTACAAAGGGCTCGACGTTGAGGA